From the Daucus carota subsp. sativus chromosome 8, DH1 v3.0, whole genome shotgun sequence genome, one window contains:
- the LOC135146724 gene encoding cyclin-dependent kinase B2-1-like isoform X1 — protein MDAFEKLEKVGEGAYDKVYIAREKSCWVCSVAMPISSIKLMDVKQGISKTRDMVLYLVFEYMDTDLKKFIRSFRQTRENIHLPTVKGYDDIPKKIQDADVKKDKIEKSWVVIYEDQLKMFMACYYKDDHMLLEVDVK, from the exons ATGGATGCTTTCGAAAAGCTCGAAAAGGTCGGGGAAGGAGCCTACGACAAAGTGTACATAGCGAGAGAGAAAAGCTGTTGGGTATGCTCTGTCGCGATGCCCATATCGTCGATcaa GCTGATGGATGTGAAACAAGGGATTAGTAAGACGAGGGATATGGTTTTGTACTTGGTGTTTGAGTACATGGACACTGATTTGAAGAAGTTCATTCGGTCTTTTCGTCAAACAAGAGAGAACATTCATTTGCCCACTGTTAAG GGCTATGATGACATTCCCAAGAAGATACAAGATGCTGATGTTAAGAAG GACAAAATTGAAAAGTCATGGGTAGTAATTTATGAGGACCAACTGAAGATGTTCATGGCCTGCTATTACAAGGATGATCACATGTTATTAGAGGTCGATGTGAAGTAG
- the LOC135148300 gene encoding uncharacterized protein LOC135148300: MDNYYRLYLMPHNQMAHWILVVIWDGDLYILNPLPHNTRFPDLERGLIDALASYHAQSGRAKRTPKVVYLMGSPKQPGGTECGYTVLRYMRDIVMDKEMSFMTKWAVRSRNCYTEEELDEVRMEALEFIEDKM, from the exons ATGGATAATTATTATCGACTATATCTCATGCCACATAATCAAAT gGCCCATTGGATTTTGGTTGTAATTTGGGATGGCGATCTCTATATTCTGAATCCTTTGCCACACAACACCCGTTTTCCAGATTTGGAACGAGGACTAATAGA TGCATTGGCAAGTTACCATGCTCAAAGTGGAAGGGCAAAGAGAACTCCCAAAGTAGTCTATCTTATG GGATCGCCTAAGCAACCAGGGGGAACTGAATGTGGGTATACGGTCCTTAGATATATGAGAGACATTGTTATGGACAAAGAAATGTCTTTCATGACCAAG TGGGCAGTCAGGTCTCGAAACTGTTACACAGAGGAGGAGCTGGATGAGGTCCGTATGGAGGCTCTCGAATTTATTGAGGACAAGATGTAG
- the LOC135146724 gene encoding cyclin-dependent kinase B2-1-like isoform X2, with protein sequence MDAFEKLEKVGEGAYDKVYIAREKSCWVCSVAMPISSIKLMDVKQGISKTRDMVLYLVFEYMDTDLKKFIRSFRQTRENIHLPTVKGYDDIPKKIQDADVKKVSFLIKVINVPMHGLPRAVDIQSCCKGSSNEG encoded by the exons ATGGATGCTTTCGAAAAGCTCGAAAAGGTCGGGGAAGGAGCCTACGACAAAGTGTACATAGCGAGAGAGAAAAGCTGTTGGGTATGCTCTGTCGCGATGCCCATATCGTCGATcaa GCTGATGGATGTGAAACAAGGGATTAGTAAGACGAGGGATATGGTTTTGTACTTGGTGTTTGAGTACATGGACACTGATTTGAAGAAGTTCATTCGGTCTTTTCGTCAAACAAGAGAGAACATTCATTTGCCCACTGTTAAG GGCTATGATGACATTCCCAAGAAGATACAAGATGCTGATGTTAAGAAG GTTTCCTTTCTCATAAAAGTAATTAATGTTCCCATGCACGGTTTACCAAGAGCTGTTGATATCCAGTCCTGTTGCAAAGGATCCAGCAATGAAGGTTAA